The Anoxybacillus flavithermus genome has a segment encoding these proteins:
- a CDS encoding amino acid ABC transporter permease encodes MDFRFNIIVEYAPFFLKGVLWTIGLSLIGILFGTILGLAIGLGKMIQNRLVRLPFDWYVHFFRGTPLFVQILLIHFGVMPMFTAQPNPLVSGAISLSLNAAAYIAEIFRAGIQSIDRGQMEAARSLGMTHVQAMRYIILPQAIKRMIPPLGNEFVVLIKDSSLAAIIAAPELMYWGRAMQGQYYRVWEPYLTVALIYLVLTLSLSKLLHRLERRYDA; translated from the coding sequence ATGGATTTTCGTTTCAATATTATTGTAGAATATGCCCCGTTTTTTTTGAAAGGGGTACTATGGACAATCGGCTTATCTTTGATCGGTATCCTTTTCGGAACGATTCTCGGTTTAGCCATTGGGCTTGGGAAAATGATTCAAAATCGTCTTGTTCGTTTGCCGTTTGATTGGTACGTTCATTTTTTCCGTGGCACGCCATTATTTGTACAAATTTTACTTATTCATTTTGGGGTTATGCCGATGTTTACTGCCCAACCGAATCCGCTCGTGTCAGGAGCGATTTCGTTATCTTTAAACGCCGCTGCGTATATCGCTGAAATTTTTCGCGCCGGCATCCAATCCATTGACCGCGGTCAAATGGAAGCTGCTCGTTCGCTTGGAATGACACATGTGCAAGCGATGCGTTACATTATTTTGCCACAAGCGATCAAGCGCATGATTCCGCCGCTTGGCAACGAATTTGTCGTTCTTATTAAAGATTCATCACTTGCAGCAATTATTGCGGCACCTGAGCTTATGTATTGGGGACGAGCGATGCAAGGGCAATATTATCGCGTGTGGGAACCGTACTTAACGGTTGCGCTTATTTATTTAGTGCTCACGCTTTCATTAAGCAAGTTGCTACATCGGTTAGAAAGAAGGTATGATGCATGA
- a CDS encoding peptide ABC transporter ATP-binding protein encodes MIQVTNLKKSYGSLQVLKGIDAHIREKEVVVVIGPSGSGKSTFLRCLNMLEDFDEGDIVVDGFHLKDPKTDLNKVREEVGMVFQRFNLFPHMTVLHNITLAPMKVRKWSKEKATEKALQLLAKVGLQDKAHVYPDSLSGGQAQRVAIARALAMEPKVMLFDEPTSALDPEMVGEVLAVMKQLAKEGMTMVVVTHEMGFAREVGDRVLFMDGGVIVEEGTPQQIFDAPQHERTKSFLSKVL; translated from the coding sequence ATGATTCAAGTCACAAATCTGAAAAAATCATACGGATCACTACAAGTGTTAAAAGGTATTGACGCACACATTCGTGAAAAAGAAGTGGTCGTTGTCATCGGTCCTTCTGGATCGGGAAAGTCGACATTTTTACGTTGTTTAAACATGTTGGAAGATTTTGATGAGGGAGATATCGTCGTTGACGGATTTCATTTGAAAGATCCGAAAACGGACTTAAATAAAGTGCGTGAAGAAGTCGGCATGGTGTTTCAACGATTTAATTTATTTCCGCATATGACGGTGCTTCATAATATTACACTCGCTCCGATGAAAGTGCGCAAATGGTCGAAAGAAAAAGCGACAGAAAAAGCGCTGCAATTGCTTGCGAAAGTGGGCTTGCAAGATAAAGCGCACGTATATCCGGATTCTTTATCAGGCGGACAGGCGCAGCGTGTAGCGATCGCTCGTGCGCTCGCGATGGAGCCGAAGGTGATGTTATTTGACGAGCCGACGTCTGCGCTCGATCCCGAAATGGTCGGGGAAGTGCTTGCCGTCATGAAACAACTAGCAAAAGAAGGGATGACGATGGTCGTCGTGACGCATGAAATGGGATTTGCTCGTGAAGTTGGGGATCGCGTTCTCTTTATGGACGGTGGAGTAATTGTAGAAGAAGGAACGCCACAACAAATTTTTGATGCGCCGCAACATGAGCGAACGAAGTCGTTTTTATCGAAAGTGTTATAA
- a CDS encoding alanine dehydrogenase yields MIIGVPKEIKNNENRVAITPAGVMSFVSNGHTVIIEKDAGIGSGFTNEDYVQAGAQIIERAADVWAQADMVMKVKEPLPSEYEYFRPGLVLFTYLHLAAEPELARALKEKGVIAIAYETVQVGRTLPLLTPMSEVAGRMAAQIGAQFLEKPKGGKGILLSGVPGVSRGKVTIIGGGVVGTNAAKVAIGLGANVTIIDLSAERLRELDDIFGSQINTLMSNPMNIAQAVAESDLVIGAVLIPGAKAPKLVTEEMVKAMQPGSVIVDVAIDQGGIVETSDHVTTHDNPTYVKHGVVHYAVANMPGAVPRTSTLALTNVTMPYALQIANKGVQKAVADNPALRLGVNVANGEITYEAVARDLGYDYVPVEVALDKQLLA; encoded by the coding sequence ATGATTATTGGTGTTCCAAAGGAAATTAAAAATAACGAAAATCGCGTAGCGATTACACCAGCTGGCGTGATGTCATTTGTCAGCAATGGACATACTGTTATCATTGAGAAAGATGCAGGAATTGGAAGCGGTTTCACAAATGAAGATTACGTTCAGGCAGGGGCGCAAATCATCGAGCGCGCTGCAGACGTTTGGGCACAAGCAGATATGGTGATGAAAGTAAAAGAGCCGCTACCGAGCGAATACGAGTATTTCCGTCCAGGATTAGTGCTATTCACATACTTACATCTTGCTGCTGAGCCAGAGTTGGCACGTGCATTGAAAGAAAAAGGTGTCATTGCGATCGCTTATGAAACAGTACAAGTTGGTCGTACATTGCCACTTTTAACACCGATGAGCGAAGTAGCAGGACGTATGGCAGCACAAATTGGCGCACAATTCCTCGAAAAACCAAAAGGTGGAAAAGGAATTCTTCTTTCAGGCGTTCCTGGCGTTAGTCGTGGAAAAGTGACGATCATTGGTGGCGGTGTCGTCGGAACAAACGCTGCAAAAGTGGCGATCGGTTTAGGTGCAAACGTAACAATTATCGACTTAAGCGCAGAACGTTTACGTGAACTTGACGATATTTTCGGAAGCCAAATTAATACGCTTATGTCTAATCCAATGAACATCGCACAAGCTGTTGCGGAGTCTGACCTTGTGATCGGTGCCGTATTAATCCCAGGAGCAAAAGCGCCAAAACTTGTGACAGAAGAAATGGTAAAAGCGATGCAACCAGGCTCGGTCATCGTTGACGTAGCGATCGACCAAGGTGGCATTGTGGAAACGAGCGACCATGTGACAACACACGACAACCCGACATACGTGAAGCACGGCGTTGTTCACTATGCAGTCGCGAACATGCCGGGGGCGGTTCCACGCACATCTACACTCGCATTGACAAACGTCACAATGCCGTACGCACTACAAATTGCAAATAAGGGCGTGCAAAAAGCTGTTGCGGACAACCCGGCATTACGCCTCGGTGTAAACGTAGCAAACGGAGAAATCACATACGAAGCAGTCGCACGCGACCTCGGTTACGATTACGTTCCTGTCGAAGTAGCGTTAGATAAACAATTGTTAGCATAA
- a CDS encoding PucR family transcriptional regulator produces the protein MNPFATHFESLEEFADRVSELLQCPITIEDANHRLIAYSGHEHYTDPARTATIIHRRVPERVINSLWREGVIPKLLQSEEPVRVTEISEVGLGNRIAISIWKNKEVLGFIWAIEMNESWTEHQFDLLKQAAKAAKNLLLQLQIRKHKKEERIQEFFWKLLTGHFSSAHDIVEQCHQLNVHVYPFFSVGIFQFQQHIQTQVERQIDYLLKTTQQLAIPLYTIDHQRLIVLVAPSSNVYGEAHIERFFRSFMTQMKERFRIDIMMGAFGNVYECYTKIAKSYKEAQTVLKMKRAFPHQLANIQSYQHLGMYQFFDLLFEQKRHGDFHNVALEKLKQYDAQHHTNLVETIETYLDCDSNVNETAKTLNIHPNTLAYRLKRISEIGNIDLSNMSEKVKLYIDMKLDKYRAT, from the coding sequence ATGAATCCTTTTGCCACTCATTTTGAAAGTTTAGAGGAGTTTGCCGATCGTGTGAGCGAGTTGTTGCAATGTCCGATTACGATTGAAGATGCAAACCATCGCTTAATTGCTTACAGTGGACATGAGCATTATACCGATCCCGCCCGTACAGCGACCATCATTCATCGTCGTGTGCCAGAGCGCGTCATTAATAGTTTATGGCGCGAAGGGGTGATTCCAAAGCTTCTGCAAAGCGAGGAACCTGTTCGTGTCACAGAAATTTCAGAAGTCGGACTCGGCAATCGCATCGCTATCTCGATTTGGAAAAATAAAGAAGTACTCGGATTTATTTGGGCAATTGAAATGAATGAGTCATGGACAGAACATCAGTTCGATTTGTTAAAACAAGCAGCGAAAGCAGCGAAAAATTTGTTGTTGCAATTACAAATTCGCAAACATAAAAAAGAAGAGCGCATTCAAGAGTTTTTTTGGAAACTACTCACCGGACATTTTTCATCTGCCCATGACATCGTTGAACAATGCCATCAACTAAACGTACATGTGTATCCTTTTTTTTCAGTTGGCATTTTTCAATTTCAACAACATATTCAAACGCAAGTAGAGCGGCAAATTGATTACTTATTAAAAACGACACAACAACTCGCTATTCCGCTTTATACGATTGATCATCAGCGGTTAATTGTGCTCGTTGCGCCAAGTTCGAACGTCTATGGGGAAGCGCATATTGAACGATTTTTCCGTTCATTTATGACGCAAATGAAAGAACGATTTCGCATTGACATTATGATGGGAGCATTCGGAAATGTATATGAGTGCTATACAAAAATTGCAAAAAGTTATAAAGAAGCACAAACGGTATTAAAAATGAAACGTGCCTTTCCTCATCAACTTGCGAATATTCAAAGCTATCAACATCTTGGCATGTATCAATTTTTTGACTTGCTTTTTGAACAAAAACGACATGGGGATTTCCACAACGTTGCGCTCGAAAAGCTAAAACAATACGATGCCCAACATCATACAAACTTAGTCGAAACGATCGAAACATATCTCGACTGTGACAGCAACGTCAATGAAACAGCGAAAACGCTCAATATTCATCCGAATACACTCGCTTACCGTCTGAAGCGAATAAGTGAAATCGGAAACATCGACTTAAGCAATATGAGCGAAAAAGTGAAACTATATATCGATATGAAATTAGACAAATATCGGGCAACATAG
- a CDS encoding aminoimidazole riboside kinase translates to MMMKQGVISLGEALIDFIPLDATNRSYQKSPGGAPANVAVGVARLGIPSTFLGKVGRDVLGVFLKETLDAYGVNTSFLQFSDDVRTGVVFVTLAENGERSFDFYINPSADRFLCEEEMDESLFRTHRILHFGSISLISEPARSATKRAVMLAKENGMTVSYDPNLRLGLWESEQQAREMIISMLPEADILKISEEELTFITGEQDIQKGIDALVPYNIPLIVVTLGENGSYAFTKEGSVFTPALKVEAVDTTGAGDAFVSGMLYCLHEREGTIASLSLTEVEQMARFASVSGALAASTKGAMTALPTRDEVERILREGWSK, encoded by the coding sequence ATGATGATGAAGCAAGGAGTTATTAGTCTTGGTGAAGCGTTAATTGATTTTATTCCACTTGATGCAACAAATCGGTCGTATCAAAAAAGTCCGGGGGGAGCGCCTGCAAATGTTGCGGTTGGTGTTGCGCGGCTCGGTATTCCATCGACGTTTTTAGGGAAAGTTGGTCGCGATGTATTAGGCGTTTTTTTAAAAGAAACGCTTGATGCATATGGAGTGAATACATCTTTCCTTCAATTTAGTGATGATGTTCGCACAGGTGTTGTTTTTGTAACGTTAGCGGAAAACGGAGAACGGAGCTTTGATTTTTACATTAACCCGAGCGCTGATCGATTTTTATGCGAAGAAGAAATGGATGAGTCGTTATTTCGGACACATCGCATTCTTCATTTTGGTTCGATCTCACTAATTAGTGAGCCAGCGCGAAGCGCGACAAAGCGAGCTGTTATGCTAGCTAAGGAAAACGGTATGACCGTTTCATATGATCCGAATTTGCGCCTCGGCCTATGGGAAAGCGAACAACAAGCTCGCGAAATGATTATATCGATGTTACCAGAAGCAGATATACTTAAAATTTCTGAAGAAGAGTTAACGTTTATTACCGGAGAGCAAGATATTCAAAAAGGTATTGATGCCCTTGTCCCATACAATATTCCCCTCATCGTCGTCACGTTAGGGGAAAACGGTAGTTATGCGTTTACGAAAGAAGGATCGGTATTTACACCAGCGCTTAAAGTAGAGGCAGTAGATACGACAGGAGCTGGTGATGCTTTTGTTTCTGGCATGCTGTATTGCTTGCACGAAAGAGAAGGAACAATCGCTTCGTTATCCCTTACGGAAGTTGAACAAATGGCGCGTTTTGCGAGCGTTTCTGGAGCGTTAGCTGCATCAACGAAAGGGGCAATGACAGCGTTACCAACACGCGATGAAGTCGAACGTATTTTACGCGAAGGTTGGTCAAAATGA
- a CDS encoding RNA polymerase subunit sigma-70, which translates to MEQDKLKKVVEAAKLYYLLDYNQNDIAKKLGVSRPTVSRLLQQAKEEGIVEIKINDPAEDIQQLAKQLEQKFNLKKAIVVSVPEHQDGVIKKYLGKEAAEYLRSIVKDGDVIGVTWGTTLYHIALQLKHKHVRNVKVVQLKGGVSLSETNTFASDILHLFGSAFNATVHHLPLPAIVDHVVVKQAMEADRHIRKILDLGRQANIAVFTIGPIKSESLLFQLGYFTEEDLQTIYSKAAGDICSRFFDENGKLCSEELNARTLGIELEELRKKEYSIVIAGGIHKVAGIYGALKGKYANVLVTDQFTAECLLEKE; encoded by the coding sequence ATGGAGCAAGATAAGCTAAAAAAAGTTGTTGAAGCAGCGAAGTTGTATTATTTGTTAGATTACAATCAAAACGACATTGCAAAAAAGCTTGGCGTATCGCGGCCGACGGTGTCACGTTTACTACAACAAGCAAAAGAAGAAGGGATTGTAGAAATTAAAATTAACGATCCGGCTGAAGATATTCAACAGTTAGCAAAACAACTTGAACAAAAGTTCAATCTAAAAAAAGCAATTGTCGTATCGGTCCCTGAGCATCAAGATGGTGTTATAAAAAAATATTTAGGGAAAGAGGCAGCAGAATACTTACGTTCAATCGTAAAAGACGGCGATGTCATCGGTGTGACGTGGGGAACGACATTGTATCATATCGCGTTACAGCTCAAACATAAGCATGTCAGAAACGTAAAAGTTGTACAATTAAAAGGAGGCGTTAGCTTATCAGAAACGAATACGTTTGCGTCAGATATTTTACATTTGTTTGGAAGCGCCTTCAATGCAACGGTGCACCATTTGCCGTTACCTGCGATCGTGGATCATGTCGTTGTTAAGCAAGCAATGGAAGCAGATCGCCACATTCGTAAAATTCTCGATCTTGGACGACAAGCGAATATTGCTGTATTTACGATTGGACCAATTAAATCGGAGTCGTTATTGTTTCAGCTCGGTTATTTTACAGAAGAAGATTTGCAAACGATTTATTCAAAAGCAGCCGGTGACATTTGTTCACGCTTTTTTGATGAAAATGGAAAGTTATGTAGCGAAGAATTAAATGCCCGCACGCTCGGCATTGAGTTAGAAGAGCTGAGAAAGAAAGAATATTCGATCGTCATTGCGGGCGGTATTCATAAAGTAGCTGGCATATACGGGGCGTTAAAAGGGAAATATGCGAACGTATTAGTAACCGATCAATTTACCGCTGAATGCTTATTAGAAAAAGAATAA
- a CDS encoding NupC/NupG family nucleoside CNT transporter has protein sequence MNIVWGLVGIAVVLGIAFLSSNNRKAINPRTILGGLAIQVSFAFIVLKWEAGKAALQWLTNGVTNIINYANEGINFLFGGMFAAKGIGFVFAFQVLPVVIFFSALISVLYYIGVMQWVIKMIGGPLAKLLGTSKAESMSAAANIFVGQTEAPLVIRPYLSKMTQSELFAVMTGGLASVAGSVLVGYSLLGVPLEYLLAASFMAAPAGLVMAKMIVPETEPIKEDEHFEMEKDEESTNVIDAAARGASDGLKLALNIGAMLLAFIALIALINGLLSGVGNLFNYDGLTLQKILGFVFAPIAFAIGVPWSEAVTAGGFIGQKLILNEFVAYSSFAPQIPELSAKTVAIVSFALCGFANISSMGILLGGLGSLAPNRRSDIARMGLKAVLAGMLASLLSASIAGMFI, from the coding sequence ATGAATATCGTTTGGGGACTTGTTGGTATCGCCGTTGTCCTTGGGATCGCTTTTCTTTCTTCAAACAATCGCAAAGCGATTAATCCACGAACGATTTTAGGTGGTCTTGCGATTCAAGTTTCTTTTGCGTTTATCGTTTTAAAATGGGAAGCAGGGAAAGCGGCATTGCAGTGGTTGACAAATGGTGTCACAAACATTATTAACTATGCAAATGAAGGAATTAACTTTTTGTTCGGTGGCATGTTTGCGGCAAAAGGAATTGGATTTGTGTTTGCGTTTCAAGTATTGCCGGTCGTCATTTTCTTCTCTGCGTTAATTTCTGTTCTTTACTATATTGGCGTGATGCAGTGGGTCATTAAAATGATCGGCGGCCCGCTCGCGAAATTGCTTGGGACGAGCAAAGCGGAGTCAATGTCAGCAGCAGCGAACATTTTCGTCGGTCAAACGGAAGCTCCGCTTGTTATTCGTCCGTATTTGTCCAAAATGACACAGTCGGAACTGTTTGCGGTTATGACAGGAGGCTTAGCATCAGTTGCCGGTTCTGTACTTGTTGGTTACTCGCTTTTAGGTGTTCCGCTTGAATATTTACTTGCGGCAAGTTTTATGGCGGCGCCAGCAGGATTAGTCATGGCGAAAATGATCGTGCCAGAAACAGAGCCAATTAAAGAAGATGAACATTTTGAAATGGAAAAAGATGAGGAATCTACAAACGTCATCGACGCAGCGGCGCGTGGGGCGAGCGATGGTTTGAAGTTAGCGTTAAATATCGGTGCGATGTTGTTAGCGTTTATCGCTCTTATTGCGTTAATTAACGGATTGCTTAGCGGCGTCGGAAACTTATTTAACTACGACGGCTTAACGCTTCAGAAGATTTTAGGATTTGTTTTTGCGCCTATTGCGTTTGCGATTGGGGTACCTTGGTCTGAAGCAGTGACAGCTGGTGGATTTATCGGACAAAAATTGATTTTAAACGAGTTTGTTGCGTATTCATCGTTTGCGCCACAAATTCCAGAGTTATCAGCCAAAACGGTAGCGATTGTTAGCTTTGCGCTATGTGGATTTGCTAATATTTCTTCGATGGGAATTTTACTTGGCGGGTTAGGAAGCTTAGCGCCAAATCGTCGTAGCGATATTGCGCGCATGGGCTTAAAAGCTGTCCTTGCCGGGATGCTTGCTTCGCTGTTAAGCGCATCCATTGCGGGTATGTTTATTTAA
- a CDS encoding deoxyribose-phosphate aldolase, with protein MNIASMIDHTLLKPETTKAQIEKLVEEAKKYEFASVCVNPTWVKFVAERLQGTKVKVCTVIGFPLGATTPEVKAFETKQAIENGAQEVDMVINIGALKDGDDDLVERDIRAVVEAAKGKALTKVIIETALLTDEEKVRACEIAVRAGADFVKTSTGFASGGATVEDVALMRKTVGPNVGVKASGGVRSAADAKAMIDAGANRIGTSSGPAIMEGTTSNETY; from the coding sequence ATGAACATTGCTAGCATGATCGATCATACGTTATTAAAGCCAGAAACAACGAAAGCACAAATTGAAAAACTAGTGGAAGAAGCAAAAAAGTACGAATTTGCATCCGTATGTGTGAATCCAACGTGGGTAAAATTTGTGGCTGAACGTTTACAAGGAACAAAAGTAAAAGTATGTACAGTCATTGGTTTTCCGTTAGGAGCGACAACGCCAGAAGTAAAAGCATTTGAAACGAAACAAGCCATTGAAAACGGTGCGCAAGAAGTCGATATGGTCATCAACATTGGTGCGTTAAAAGACGGTGACGATGATCTTGTAGAGCGCGATATTCGTGCCGTTGTCGAGGCTGCAAAAGGAAAAGCGTTAACAAAGGTTATTATCGAAACGGCGTTGTTAACAGATGAAGAAAAAGTGCGCGCATGCGAAATTGCTGTTCGTGCTGGTGCAGATTTTGTGAAAACATCGACAGGATTCGCAAGCGGTGGGGCGACAGTAGAAGACGTCGCATTAATGCGTAAAACAGTTGGTCCAAACGTTGGTGTGAAAGCATCTGGTGGTGTGCGTAGTGCGGCAGATGCAAAAGCGATGATTGATGCAGGGGCAAACCGTATCGGTACAAGCTCTGGACCAGCGATTATGGAAGGAACAACGTCAAACGAAACATACTAA
- a CDS encoding XapX domain protein: MKEVLLSLLAGLVVGILFKFLRLPLPAPPVLAGMMGVFGVYLGGVVADWLMKTFFN, translated from the coding sequence ATGAAAGAAGTATTATTAAGCTTACTTGCTGGGCTTGTTGTTGGGATTTTATTTAAATTTTTACGTTTGCCATTGCCAGCCCCGCCTGTATTGGCAGGAATGATGGGGGTATTTGGCGTATATTTAGGTGGCGTCGTTGCCGATTGGTTAATGAAGACGTTTTTTAACTAA
- a CDS encoding cytidine deaminase, whose amino-acid sequence MNKQQLIEAAKQARERAYVPYSKFKVGAALLTKDGKVYGGCNIENASYGLCNCAERTALFKAYSEGDHEYAMLAVVADTERPVPPCGACRQVIVELCDPNMPVVLANMKGDVQETTVKELLPGAFSKEDLR is encoded by the coding sequence ATGAATAAACAACAGTTAATTGAAGCGGCAAAACAAGCGAGAGAGCGGGCGTACGTTCCGTATTCAAAGTTTAAAGTGGGAGCAGCGCTATTAACGAAAGATGGAAAAGTGTACGGTGGTTGCAACATTGAAAACGCCTCATACGGTTTATGCAACTGTGCAGAGCGTACCGCTTTATTTAAAGCATACTCAGAAGGCGATCATGAGTATGCGATGTTAGCTGTCGTTGCGGATACGGAGCGGCCAGTTCCCCCGTGTGGAGCATGCCGTCAAGTCATTGTTGAATTATGTGATCCAAATATGCCTGTTGTTTTAGCGAATATGAAAGGCGATGTGCAAGAAACAACAGTAAAAGAACTTCTCCCTGGAGCGTTTTCAAAAGAAGATTTGCGCTAA
- a CDS encoding transposase, which translates to MEDLNTSGMLKNRKLSKAIQQQTFHEFKRQMMYKCAWYGIELIVADRFYPSSKKCSRCGHVKEKLSLSERTYRCEACGIEMDRDLNASINLKNYAK; encoded by the coding sequence ATGGAAGACTTGAATACAAGCGGCATGTTAAAAAATCGCAAGCTATCGAAAGCGATTCAACAACAAACATTCCACGAGTTCAAGCGGCAAATGATGTACAAATGTGCATGGTATGGGATCGAGTTGATCGTGGCGGATCGGTTTTATCCGTCAAGCAAAAAGTGTAGCCGTTGCGGTCATGTAAAAGAGAAGCTTTCTCTATCCGAACGGACGTATCGCTGTGAAGCTTGTGGGATAGAAATGGATCGCGACCTCAACGCAAGCATCAACTTGAAAAACTATGCCAAGTAA
- a CDS encoding MFS transporter produces MSKDISRNKLLWIAGLGWLFDAMDVGMLSFIIAALQKEWNLTAEQMGWIGSINSIGMAVGALVFGLLADRIGRKQVFIITLLLFSIGSGLSALATTLTVFLMLRFLIGMGLGGELPVASTLVSESVPAHERGKIVVLLESFWAGGWLLAALISFFIIPTYGWQMALILGAVPALYAIYLRINLPDSQKFVATKVERRSVWRNIVDVWAKPYAKQTTMLWILWFMVVFSYYGMFLWLPSVMVMKGFSLIKSFEYVLIMTLAQLPGYFSVAWLIERIGRKAVLIIYLTGTALSAYFFGNAETVVALMTFGALLSFFNLGAWGALYAYTPEQYPTVIRATGAGMAASFGRIGGILGPLLVGYLVAQKVSITMIFAIFCIAIFIGALAVLFLGKETKQQELA; encoded by the coding sequence ATGAGTAAAGACATATCAAGAAACAAATTGCTTTGGATTGCCGGGCTTGGCTGGTTGTTTGATGCAATGGATGTCGGGATGCTTTCGTTTATTATTGCTGCCTTGCAGAAGGAGTGGAATTTAACAGCCGAGCAAATGGGCTGGATTGGGAGTATCAACTCGATTGGCATGGCCGTCGGCGCACTCGTTTTCGGATTGTTAGCTGACCGCATTGGGCGAAAACAAGTTTTCATCATTACGCTTTTATTATTTTCGATTGGCAGCGGATTATCTGCGCTTGCGACAACACTAACGGTCTTTTTAATGTTACGCTTTCTCATTGGCATGGGGCTTGGAGGAGAGCTTCCGGTTGCATCAACGCTCGTGTCGGAAAGCGTACCTGCCCATGAGCGAGGAAAAATTGTCGTTTTATTGGAAAGCTTTTGGGCAGGCGGTTGGTTATTAGCGGCGCTTATTTCATTTTTCATTATTCCGACGTACGGTTGGCAAATGGCGCTCATTTTAGGGGCTGTACCAGCGTTATACGCGATTTATTTGCGCATAAACTTGCCAGATTCACAAAAATTTGTGGCAACAAAAGTGGAGCGTCGTTCCGTCTGGCGCAATATTGTGGATGTTTGGGCAAAACCGTATGCCAAGCAAACGACAATGCTTTGGATTTTATGGTTTATGGTCGTCTTTTCTTATTACGGTATGTTTTTATGGTTACCGAGCGTCATGGTCATGAAAGGATTTAGTTTAATTAAAAGCTTTGAGTACGTACTTATCATGACATTAGCGCAGCTGCCGGGTTATTTTAGCGTCGCGTGGTTAATTGAACGCATCGGTCGAAAAGCGGTATTAATCATTTATTTAACTGGTACTGCATTAAGTGCTTATTTCTTCGGAAATGCTGAGACAGTTGTTGCGCTTATGACATTCGGAGCATTGTTATCGTTTTTCAATCTTGGAGCATGGGGAGCGCTTTACGCGTACACACCAGAGCAGTACCCAACGGTTATTCGTGCAACAGGGGCAGGAATGGCCGCTTCATTTGGACGCATTGGTGGCATTTTAGGACCGCTTCTTGTCGGTTATCTTGTGGCACAAAAAGTATCAATCACGATGATTTTTGCGATTTTTTGTATCGCGATTTTCATTGGTGCACTTGCCGTTCTTTTCCTCGGGAAAGAAACGAAACAACAAGAACTCGCATAA
- a CDS encoding glycosyltransferase: MGVSVVIATYNRLLPLAELLESLSKQTYKPTQVIIVNDGGSSVQAAVDAYPELSIELMELSENVGHVEARNIGVRAATEDFIMLCDDDDLLLPCHMERMIANMNDADFVYSDVEIFHYRTENGMRIPTDRFLFAYEYDLQAMRSFSTYVPSGSMYRRTIHDVIGYFDPYVHNYWDWDFFLRVAKEFRVKRVPTASVLYAFSNEGDHLSKQMNETRQMYLNRLSEKHGLGDLPTKNFWLLLSEPDVQKRQAKSEVIWDGEPFRSRLAHLVRR, translated from the coding sequence TTGGGTGTTTCTGTAGTTATTGCGACATATAATCGGTTACTTCCGCTGGCAGAATTGCTAGAGTCGTTAAGCAAACAAACGTATAAGCCAACGCAAGTCATTATTGTCAACGATGGGGGCTCATCGGTACAAGCTGCTGTCGATGCATATCCTGAGCTTTCTATTGAGCTCATGGAATTAAGCGAAAATGTCGGACACGTCGAAGCCCGGAATATCGGTGTGCGTGCGGCGACAGAAGACTTTATTATGCTTTGTGATGATGACGATTTACTATTGCCGTGCCATATGGAGCGAATGATCGCGAACATGAATGATGCGGATTTTGTATATTCGGACGTAGAAATTTTTCATTATCGCACGGAAAATGGGATGCGTATACCGACCGATCGCTTTTTATTTGCATATGAATATGATTTACAAGCAATGCGTTCATTTTCCACGTATGTCCCTTCAGGGAGCATGTATCGGCGCACCATTCATGATGTCATCGGATATTTTGATCCGTACGTCCATAACTATTGGGATTGGGATTTCTTTTTACGTGTAGCGAAAGAGTTTCGTGTCAAACGCGTACCGACGGCGAGTGTTCTTTATGCTTTTTCCAATGAAGGAGATCATTTATCGAAACAAATGAATGAAACGAGACAAATGTATTTAAATCGATTAAGTGAAAAACATGGGTTGGGTGATTTACCGACAAAAAACTTTTGGCTTCTTTTATCAGAGCCGGATGTGCAAAAACGGCAAGCAAAGAGTGAAGTCATATGGGATGGTGAACCGTTTCGTTCGCGGCTCGCTCATCTTGTTCGTCGCTAG